One genomic region from Brachionichthys hirsutus isolate HB-005 chromosome 24, CSIRO-AGI_Bhir_v1, whole genome shotgun sequence encodes:
- the mdh1b gene encoding putative malate dehydrogenase 1B: protein MAKFVLAGKADCPHYAKAELLADRLQGSLPDFRIHKISILPDEWEEWLEATCNRNGWKHKHSPLIWRELVARGGRGMLLGGFSDFLEHCQHYYSITSDMPTDIMLSVAAENLESKVNLVAEEQHRISLIKPLHIWISGALGTTCPFLIPNLLSAEVFPNISAISLHLLDLDGSEGELQQLRMETEDLALHQLYQVTTHTDLEQAFQEAHVILLLDECSIADNENEKEHERKKLTHISDRYREYGRRIDTQANKEVKVIVSADSFANLRCSLLLDNARSISNRQFVTMATRLETEARATVAKKLKVRPSDVTDVITWGNVSGSFYIDLQRAKVFNYDGPIKGPASFSQPVLKILTEGKRLQAELQDLVRRRRAAKASAACGGAAMSRGNAILRVLEAWNGVCASQEVFSIGGACHGYCDLPDGIVLSIPVTFTGGGWSARRDVTVDDELRGRLRLFAEELRQEKRLGAEHCRSGPDPEERSQVCK from the exons ATGGCAAAATTTGTTCTTGCTG GCAAAGCGGACTGCCCTCATTACGCCAAAGCGGAACTCTTAGCAGACAGGCTGCAGGGATCTCTACCAGACTTCAGGATCCACAAGATTTCCATCCTCCCGGACGAATGGGAg GAGTGGCTGGAGGCCACCTGTAACAGAAATGGCTGGAAACACAAGCATTCCCCTTTGATTTGGAGGGAACTGGTGGCCCGGGGGGGCAGAGGGATGCTCTTAGGGGGCTTCAGTGACTTCCTAGAGCATTGCCAG CACTACTACAGCATCACGTCGGACATGCCCACAGATATAATGCTCAGCGTTGCAGCAGAGAATCTCGAATCTAAGGTGAACCTCGTTGCAGAGGAGCAGCATCGTATCAGTCTCATCAAGCCTCTTCACATATGGATCAGTGG CGCTCTCGGCACAACCTGCCCCTTCCTGATCCCCAATCTGCTTTCTGCTGAGGTGTTCCCCAACATTTCCGCAATCAGCCTCCATCTTTTGGACTTGGATGGGAGCGAGGGCGAGTTGCAGCAGCTGAGGATGGAGACAGAAGACCTGGCGCTCCATCAGCTCTATCAA GTGACCACTCACACAGATCTGGAACAGGCCTTCCAAGAAGCACACGTCATTCTGCTGCTTGACGAGTGCAGCATCGCAGATAATGAGAATGAGAAGGAACatgagaggaagaagctgaCGCACATCTCAGACAGGTACAGAGAGTACGGGCGGCGTATCGACACGCAGGCCAacaaggaggtgaaggtgaTCGTTTCTGCTGACTCGTTTGCCAACCTGAGATGCTCGCTGCTTCTGGACAACGCCCGCTCCATCAGCAACCGCCAGtttgtcaccatggcaactcgGCTGGAGACTGAAGCCAGGGCGACCGTCGCAAAGAAGCTGAAAGTGAGGCCTTCAG ACGTCACCGACGTCATCACATGGGGAAACGTCAGCGGTAGTTTCTACATCGACCTGCAGAGGGCGAAAGTGTTCAACTACGACGGGCCGATCAAAGGCCCGGCTTCCTTCTCCCAACCAGTCCTAAAGATCCTCACGGAGGG gaaaCGGTTGCAGGCGGAGCTTCAGGATCTGGTTCGCCGTCGGCGTGCAGCCAAGGCTTCCGCGGCCTGCGGAGGAGCCGCCATGTCCCGAGGCAACGCCATCCTCCGTGTCCTGGAGGCCTGGAACGGCGTTTGTGCCTCACAGGAGGTTTTCTCCATCGGTGGAGCTTGCCACG GCTACTGTGATCTCCCAGACGGCATTGTCCTCTCAATCCCAGTCACCTTCACAGGCGGCGGGTGGTCGGCGCGTCGTGATGTCACCGTCGACGACGAGCTGAGGGGCAGGCTTCGGCTTTTTGCAGAGGAGCTCAGACAG GAGAAGCGGCTTGGAGCAGAACACTGCAGGTCCGGTCCGGATCCAGAAGAGCGTTCCCAAGTCTGCAAATGA
- the retreg2 gene encoding reticulophagy regulator 2 — MANEEEAGSSPSATSSAVGLEALFPAGTSERVCGDISPELIRLRERLQGWLSQYEPLLLWVQKLLVWERPFYSISVALTLNTLFWFMSSTSLRPLFLLSASLLGLMLLERWKHKLPRNMVHHTEAPPVQSDTMGAEQRLLSVAELSHHLAESYVACCLYLQEMLQFKRQNHGKFCVMTCSSCFVLAVVGHYVPGIMISYIIALSMLLWPLVVYHELIQRMYTGLEPILMKLDYSMKGDTERRKHDKRKVKKESEEGDEPRAETESEEDEEEELSCFAPTVDVKTTALAMAITDSELSDEEASILESGGFSVSRATTPQLADLSEDLDQQSFHGDPEEPFLRDLPEFPSVEEFPSVEHDLLHFPLRVPAQSEEEPLSPASLLIQHLASPLHFVNTHFNGHGRPPGGEEGALPAGEEGGGRRAGEEAAAATRGAQRRSLESLSEEIVSTAISTVVQNTLSALLRSSEAGEEPSLAEFLPTETPLDALETSADSTANATPAAGEDEDPDAAKASEEMPDDTLVPTEEEEDFELLDQSELEMLEEGLELSSDTQPMEGAPDPAPSPRRQPQS, encoded by the exons ATGGCGAACGAAGAGGAGGCCGGAAGCAGCCCCTCGGCTACTTCGTCTGCGGTCGGCCTGGAGGCTCTGTTTCCCGCAGGGACATCGGAGCGCGTCTGTGGAGACATAAGCCCGGAGCTCATCCGCCTGCGGGAGCGTCTTCAGGGCTGGCTATCGCAGTATGAGCCGCTCCTCCTGTGGGTGCAGAAGCTGCTGGTCTGGGAGAGGCCGTTTTACAGCATCTCTGTCGCGCTGACACTCAACACTTTATTCTG GTTcatgtcctccacctccctgcgGCCGCTGTTCCTGCTCAGCGCGTCCCTGCTGGGGCtgatgctgctggagagatggaagCACAAGCTGCCCCGAAATATGG TTCATCATACAGAAGCTCCACCTGTGCAAAG CGACACGATGGGGGCGGAGCAGCGTCTGCTCAGCGTCGCCGAGCTCAGCCACCACCTGGCGGAGAGCTACGTGGCCTGCTGCCTGTACCTGCAGGAAATGTTGCAGTTCAAACGGCAGAACCACGGCAAG TTCTGCGTGatgacctgcagcagctgttttgtCCTGGCTGTCGTTGGACATTACGTACCCGGAATCATGATCTCCTATATTATCG CGCTGAGCATGCTGCTGTGGCCGCTGGTCGTGTACCACGAGCTCATCCAGAGGATGTACACGGGCCTGGAGCCGATCCTCATGAAGCTGGACTACAGCATGAAGGGAGACACTGAGCGCCGCAAGCACGACAAGAGGA AGGTGaagaaggagagcgaggagggagACGAGCCCCGGGCTGAAACggagagcgaggaggacgaggaggaggagctgtcctGCTTCGCGCCGACG GTGGACGTGAAGACCACCGCCCTGGCCATGGCCATCACTGACTCGGAGCTGTCGGACGAGGAGGCGTCCATCCTGGAGAGCGGCGGGTTCTCGGTGTCCAGAGCGACGACTCCTCAGCTCGCCGACCTGTCTGAAG ATCTGGACCAGCAGAGTTTCCACGGCGACCCGGAGGAGCCCTTCCTGCGCGATCTCCCAGAGTTCCCCTCGGTGGAGGAGTTCCCTTCGGTGGAGCACGACCTCCTCCACTTCCCTCTGCGAGTCCCCGCCCAGTCGGAGGAGGAGCCCTTGAGCCCCGCCAGTCTCCTCATTCAGCACCTCGCGTCTCCGCTCCACTTTGTGAACACGCACTTCAACGGACACGGGCGACCCCCTGGGGGCGAGGAGGGCGCGCTGCCtgcgggggaggaggggggagggcgGAGGGCCGGGGAGGAGGCGGCCGCGGCGACCCGGGGCGCTCAGCGGCGCTCTCTGGAGTCCTTGAGCGAGGAGATCGTGAGCACAGCCATCTCCACCGTGGTGCAGAACACTCTGTCGGCCCTGCTGCGCTCCAGCGAGGCCGGCGAGGAGCCTTCCCTGGCCGAGTTCCTCCCCACCGAAACCCCCCTGGATGCCCTGGAGACCTCCGCCGACTCCACAGCCAACGCGACGCCGGCGGCTGGCGAGGACGAGGACCCGGACGCGGCGAAGGCGAGCGAGGAGATGCCCGACGACACTCTGGTCccgactgaggaagaggaggactttGAGCTTCTGGACCAAAGCGAGCTGGAGATGCTGGAGGAAGGACTTGAGCTCAGCTCTGACACGCAGCCGATGGAAGGCGCTCCAGACCCGGCGCCGTCTCCTCGGCGGCAACCACAGTCGTAG
- the prkag3a gene encoding 5'-AMP-activated protein kinase subunit gamma-1: MSFMKRHRCYDAVPTSCKLIMFDTRLHVKQAFFALVANGLRAAPLWDSSSQRFVGMLTITDFINILHCYYKSPMVQMYELESHRIETWRDVYLQCWNHFLISISPEASLFDAIYSLLKHKIHRLPVIDPVSGNVLHILTHKRILKFLHIFWRKIPKPTFVGKQIHELGIGTFRNIATVQQTATLYEALSIFVERRVSALPVVDGNGKVVSLYSRFDVINLAAQKTYNNLDVTMQEAICGRVCFVEGVIKCYPDETLETIIDRIVEAEVHRLVLVDRTNAVKGIISLSDLLQAMVLAPAGIDALLS; this comes from the exons ATGAGCTTCATGAAAAGGCACCGCTGCTACGACGCCGTTCCGACCAGCTGCAAGCTGATCATGTTTGACACCAGGCTGCAC GTGAAGCAGGCCTTTTTCGCCCTGGTGGCGAACGGCTTGAGGGCTGCGCCTCTGTGGGACAGCAGCTCACAGAGATTTGTGG GCATGCTGACTATTACAGATTTCATCAACATCCTCCATTGCTACTACAAGTCCCCGATG GTTCAAATGTATGAGCTGGAAAGTCACAGGATCGAGACGTGGAGAG ACGTCTACTTACAATGTTGGAATCACTTCCTCATTAGCATTTCTCCAGAGGCCAG CCTCTTTGATGCCATCTATTCCCTCCTGAAACACAAGATCCACAGGCTGCCGGTCATCGACCCCGTGTCTGGGAATGTTTTGCACATTCTGACCCACAAGAGAATCCTCAAATTCCTTCATATATTT TGGAGGAAAATTCCCAAGCCTACGTTCGTTGGGAAGCAGATCCACGAGCTTGGGATTGGAACATTCAGGAACATTGCCACCGTCCAGCAAACAGCGACTCTCTATGAAGCCCTTTCCATTTTCGTTGAAAGGCGGGTGTCGGCGCTGCCTGTGGTGGATGGAAACG GCAAAGTGGTGTCGCTTTACTCAAGATTCGACGTCATC AATCTGGCCGCCCAGAAGACGTATAACAACCTCGACGTGACGATGCAAGAGGCCATCTGCGGCCGCGTGTGTTTCGTCGAGGGAGTGATCAAGTGCTATCCCGACGAAACCTTGGAAACCATCATAGACCGCATCGTCGAGGCGGAG GTCCATCGACTGGTCCTGGTGGACCGGACTAACGCAGTGAAGGGCATCATCTCTCTGTCCGATCTGCTGCAGGCCATGGTTTTAGCCCCTGCAGGTATTGATGCTCTTCTGTCTTAG
- the cnppd1 gene encoding protein CNPPD1, producing MDFDALFNERTFQFADFQEFTFLPGHQKLTERMKKRLYYGLDKDVSLDVLSCPVTDIAIEIFQKSAPSPIRKLHKKYAAHVSREACISPCAMMLALVYIERLRHRNPEYLQKISSSDLFLISMMVASKYLYDEGEEEEVFNDEWGAAGNLDVKTVNNLEMNFLNAIEWGLFTEPKALLDILSQLESSVAGRQGLKRGWFTYTDLCVLLEQSAWNQALAAIYQHFTKVSCMLGLVYLSSVAGLIAAGAVLQQLSLSRSGQSPFPPAAHLETYMNSEAPPASQQLPYRGLANASLRRPAEAVGIGQHQIESPSSAPPETPLLCLWGSLLASMGHTPPQSETDPGSHRAWSPASSFSPGCLASLPPPPCGFRNLSVLFTKAGLDNRHLGASRLLGGVEPSLSSRLGVFLPVQLRPCQSDSALPAEKARLLLMPG from the exons ATGGATTTCGACGCTTTATTTAACGAGAGGACTTTTCAGTTCGCAGACTTCCAGGAGTTTACG TTTCTTCCTGGACATCAAAAGTTGACTGAACGAATGAAAAAGCGACTCTATTATGGCCTGGACAAAGACGTGTCCCTCGATGTCCTCTCTTGCCCTGTTACAG ATATTGCCATTGAAATCTTCCAAAAATCTGCCCCGAGCCCAATCCGAAAACTACATAAGAAGTACGCGGCTCACGTTTCCag GGAGGCTTGCATCTCTCCGTGCGCTATGATGCTGGCCCTCGTTTACATAGAGCGGCTCCGACATAGAAACCCCGAATACCTGCAGAAGAtctcctcctctgacctcttTCTGATCTCCATG ATGGTTGCCAGCAAGTACTTGTACgacgaaggagaggaagaggaggttttCAACGATGAGTGGGGAGCAGCGGGGAATCTTGATGTCAAAACTGTGAACAACCTGGAGATGAACTTCCTGAATGCCATC GAGTGGGGCCTCTTCACGGAGCCAAAAGCTTTGCTTGATATACTAAGTCAGCTGGAATCAAG cgttgCAGGGCGGCAGGGCTTGAAACGCGGCTGGTTCACCTACACTGACCTCTGTGTGCTGCTCGAGCAGTCGGCATGGAATCAAGCCCTCGCTGCCATCTACCAGCACTTCACCAAG GTTTCCTGCATGCTCGGCCTCGTCTACCTCTCCAGCGTGGCCGGCCTGATCGCCGCCGGCgccgtgctgcagcagctcagtctCTCCAGAAGCGGCCAGTCCCCGTTTCCACCTGCAGCCCACCTCGAGACCTACATGAACTCAGAAGCTCCGCCCGCCTCCCAGCAACTTCCCTATCGAGGTCTGGCCAACGCGAGTCTGCGCCGCCCCGCAGAAGCAGTTGGCATTGGACAGCACCAAATAGAAAGTCCCTCGTCAGCCCCCCCAGAGACACCGTTGCTCTGTCTCTGGGGCTCTCTTCTTGCCTCAATGGGTCACACCCCTCCCCAATCAGAAACGGATCCTGGGTCCCACCGAGCCTGGTCTCCTgcgtcctccttctctcctggcTGTCTGgcatctctccctcctcctccatgcggATTCAGAAACCTCTCGGTGCTGTTTACTAAAGCTGGTCTTGATAACCGCCATCTTGGTGCCTCCAGGCTGCTCGGGGGTGTCGAACCCAGCCTGAGCTCCCGTTTGGGGGTCTTCCTCCCTGTTCAGCTGAGACCGTGCCAATCGGATTCTGCTTTACCTGCTGAGAAAGCCCGGTTACTGCTGATGCCTGGCTAG